In Phyllostomus discolor isolate MPI-MPIP mPhyDis1 chromosome 2, mPhyDis1.pri.v3, whole genome shotgun sequence, the following are encoded in one genomic region:
- the LOC114513397 gene encoding keratin, type II microfibrillar, component 7C, giving the protein MTCGFSSVGCGFGPRTFSCASACGPRPGRCCITAAPYRGVSCYRGLSGGFGSQSLCGGFRSGSCGRSFGYRSGGVCGPSPPCITTVSVNESLLTPLNLEIDPNAQCVKHEEKEQIKCLNSRFAAFIDKVRFLEQQNKLLETKWQFYQNRKCCESNLEPLFEGYVETLRREAECVEADSGRLASELNHVQEVMEGYKKKYEEEVALRATAENEFVALKKDVDCAYLRKSDLEANAEALTQEIDFLRRLYEEEIRVLHAHISDTSVVVKMDNSRDLNMDCVIAEIKAQYDDIASRSRAEAESWYRSKCEEMKATVIRHGETLRRTKEEINELNRMIQRLTAEVENAKCQNTKLETAVTQAEQQGETAISDARCKLAELEAALQKAKQDMACLLKEYQEVMNSKLGLDIEIATYRRLLEGEEQRLCEGVGAVNVCVSSSRGGVVCGDLCVSGSRPVTGSACSAPCSGNLAVSTGLCAPCCQLNTTCGPGRC; this is encoded by the exons ATGACCTGTGGCTTCAGCTCCGTGGGCTGTGGATTTGGCCCCAGGACCTTCAGCTGCGCGTCGGCCTGTGGGCCCCGGCCCGGCCGCTGCTGCATCACAGCCGCCCCCTACCGCGGCGTCTCCTGCTACCGCGGCCTCAGCGGGGGCTTTGGCAGCCAGAGCCTCTGCGGGGGCTTCCGCTCTGGCTCCTGCGGCCGCAGCTTTGGATACCGCTCTGGCGGCGTGTGCGGGCCCAGCCCGCCCTGCATCACCACCGTGTCAGTCAACGAGAGTCTCCTCACGCCCCTCAACCTGGAGATTGACCCCAACGCGCAGTGCGTGAAGCATGAGGAGAAGGAGCAGATCAAGTGTCTCAACAGCAGGTTCGCTGCCTTCATCGACAAG GTGCGCTTTCTGGAGCAGCAGAACAAGCTGCTGGAGACCAAATGGCAGTTCTACCAGAACCGCAAGTGCTGCGAGAGCAACCTGGAGCCACTGTTTGAGGGCTACGTCGAGACGCTGAGGCGGGAGGCCGAGTGCGTGGAGGCTGACAGCGGGAGGCTGGCCTCAGAGCTCAACCATGTGCAGGAGGTGATGGAGGGCTACAAGAAGAA GTATGAAGAAGAAGTTGCCCTTCGGGCCACAGCAGAGAATGAGTTCGTGGCTCTAAAGAAG GACGTGGACTGCGCCTACCTCCGCAAGTCGGACCTGGAGGCCAACGCGGAGGCTCTGACCCAGGAGATCGACTTCCTGCGGCGACTGTATGAGGAG GAGATCCGTGTCCTCCACGCTCACATCTCAGACACCTCGGTCGTCGTCAAGATGGACAACAGCAGGGACCTGAACATGGACTGTGTCATTGCCGAGATCAAGGCTCAGTATGACGACATCGCCAGCCGCAGCCGGGCTGAGGCCGAGTCCTGGTACCGCAGCAAG TGTGAGGAGATGAAGGCCACAGTGATCCGTCACGGGGAGACCCTGCGCCGCACCAAGGAGGAGATCAACGAGCTGAACCGCATGATCCAGAGGCTGACAGCTGAGGTGGAGAACGCCAAGTGCCAG AACACCAAGCTGGAGACTGCAgtgacccaggcagagcagcagggcGAGACGGCCATCAGCGATGCCCGCTGCAAGCTGGCTGAGCTGGAGGCCGCCCTGCAGAAGGCCAAGCAGGACATGGCCTGCCTGCTGAAGGAGTACCAGGAGGTGATGAACTCCAAGCTGGGCCTGGACATCGAGATCGCCACCTACAGGCGCCTGCTGGAGGGCGAGGAGCAGAG GCTATGTGAAGGCGTTGGAGCTGTGAATGTCT GTGTCAGCAGCTCCAGGGGCGGGGTCGTTTGCGGGGACCTCTGTGTGTCAGGCTCCCGGCCTGTGACTGGCAGCGcctgcagcgccccctgcagcgGGAACCTGGCAGTGAGCACTGGATTGTGTGCGCCCTGCTGCCAGCTCAACACCACCTGCGGCCCTGGGAGGTGTTAG
- the LOC114513221 gene encoding keratin, type II cuticular Hb1, which produces MTCGSGFCGQTFSCASACGPRPGRCCITAAPYRGVSCYRGLSGGFGSQSLCGGFRSGSCGRSFGYRSGGVCGPSPPCITTVSVNESLLTPLNLEIDPNAQCVKHEEKEQIKCLNSRFAAFIDKVRFLEQQNKLLETKWQFYQNRKCCESNLEPLFEGYVETLRREAECAEADSGRLASELNHVQEVMEGYKKKYEEEVSLRATAENEFVALKKDVDCAYLRKSDLEANAEALTQEIDFLRRLYEEEIRVLHAHISDTSVVVKMDNSRDLNMDCVIAEIKAQYDDIASRSRAEAESWYRSKCEEMKATVIRHGETLRRTKEEINELNRMIQRLTAEVENAKCQNTKLETAVTQAEQQGETAVSDARCKLAELEAALQKAKQDMACLLKEYQEVMNSKLGLDIEIATYRRLLEGEEHRLCEGVGAVNVCVSRSRGGVVCGDLCTSGSRPVTGSACSAPCSGNLAVNTGMCVPCAPCGPCNSVTSCGLGTCGVGSCGISSYGVGSCASSCRKC; this is translated from the exons ATGACCTGCGGATCAGGATTCTGTGGCCAGACCTTCAGCTGCGCCTCTGCCTGTGGGCCCCGGCCCGGCCGCTGCTGCATCACAGCCGCCCCCTACCGCGGCGTCTCCTGCTACCGCGGCCTCAGCGGGGGCTTTGGCAGCCAGAGCCTCTGCGGGGGCTTCCGCTCTGGCTCCTGTGGCCGCAGCTTTGGATACCGCTCTGGCGGCGTGTGCGGGCCCAGCCCGCCCTGCATCACCACCGTGTCAGTCAACGAGAGTCTCCTCACGCCCCTCAACCTGGAGATTGACCCCAATGCGCAGTGCGTGAAGCATGAGGAGAAGGAGCAGATCAAGTGTCTCAACAGCAGGTTTGCTGCCTTCATCGACAAG GTGCGCTTCCTGGAACAGCAGAACAAGCTGCTGGAGACCAAGTGGCAGTTCTACCAGAACCGCAAGTGCTGTGAGAGCAACCTGGAGCCGCTGTTTGAGGGCTACGTCGAGACGCTGAGAAGGGAGGCCGAGTGTGCAGAGGCCGACAGCGGGAGGCTGGCCTCAGAGCTCAACCATGTGCAGGAGGTGATGGAGGGCTACAAGAAGAA GTACGAGGAGGAAGTGTCTCTGAGAGCAACAGCCGAGAATGAGTTTGTGGCTCTGAAGAAG GACGTGGACTGCGCCTACCTCCGCAAGTCAGACCTGGAGGCCAATGCAGAGGCCCTGACCCAGGAGATTGACTTCCTGCGGCGACTGTATGAGGAG GAGATCCGTGTCCTCCACGCTCACATCTCAGACACCTCGGTCGTCGTCAAGATGGACAACAGCAGGGACCTGAACATGGACTGTGTCATTGCCGAGATCAAGGCTCAGTATGACGACATCGCCAGCCGCAGCCGGGCTGAGGCCGAGTCCTGGTACCGCAGCAAG TGTGAGGAGATGAAGGCCACGGTGATCCGTCACGGGGAGACCCTGCGCCGCACCAAGGAGGAGATCAACGAGCTGAACCGCATGATCCAGAGGCTGACAGCCGAGGTGGAGAACGCCAAGTGCCAG AACACCAAGCTGGAGACTGCAgtgacccaggcagagcagcagggcGAGACGGCCGTCAGCGATGCCCGCTGCAAGCTGGCTGAGCTGGAGGCCGCCCTGCAGAAGGCCAAGCAGGACATGGCCTGCCTGCTGAAGGAGTACCAGGAGGTGATGAACTCCAAGCTGGGCCTGGACATCGAGATCGCCACCTACAGGCGCCTGCTGGAGGGCGAGGAGCACAG acTGTGTGAAGGTGTTGGTGCCGTGAATGTTT GTGTCAGCCGCTCCCGGGGTGGAGTCGTCTGCGGTGACCTCTGCACGTCGGGTTCCAGGCCGGTGACAGGTAGTGcctgcagcgccccctgcagtGGGAACCTGGCGGTGAACACAGGAATGTGCGTGCCCTGCGCACCCTGTGGCCCCTGCAATTCCGTCACGTCTTGTGGCCTGGGCACCTGCGGCGTGGGCTCCTGCGGCATCAGCTCCTACGGCGTGGGCTCCTGTGCCAGCAGCTGCCGCAAATGTTAG